A region from the Bos indicus isolate NIAB-ARS_2022 breed Sahiwal x Tharparkar chromosome 14, NIAB-ARS_B.indTharparkar_mat_pri_1.0, whole genome shotgun sequence genome encodes:
- the SLC45A4 gene encoding solute carrier family 45 member 4 isoform X1, which translates to MKMAPQNADAESMQVQELPVPLPDLQKPGRAEAETRDETVSEGSIDRIPVRLWVMHGAVMFGREFCYAMETALVTPVLLQIGLPEQYYSLTWFLSPILGLIFTPLIGSASDRCTLSWGRRRPFILALCVGVLFGVALFLNGSAIGLALGDVPTRQPIGIVLTVLGVVVLDFSADATEGPIRAYLLDVVDSEEQDMALNIHAFSAGLGGAIGYVLGGLDWTQTFLGSWFRTQNQVLFFFAAIIFTVSVALHLSSIEEEQYSPQQERGGDPASAPASGPRACVLDGSVLFPDEVQSEHELALDFLDEGLVRSKSDSVLHVPEAALGLEPELFLQDIEPSIFHDASCPSTPRSTSQEHAPARPPRRPLPLRAPAGEDETLLEEPLSAARLPNGGSAGLRDGPGTCAYSRAALKAPATAGPARRRRHVFRRQASSTFSYYGKIGSHRYRHRRANAVVLIKPSRSMSDLYDLQARPRQHRRRHQSGATTSSGDSESEEGEGETTVRLLWLSMLKMPPELVRLCLCHLLTWFSVIAEAVFYTDFMGQVIFEGDPKAPSNSTAWQAYSAGVKMGCWGLVIYAATGATCSALLQKYLDSYDLSIRVVYVLGTLGFSLGTAVMAMFANVYVAMIMISTMGVVSMSISYCPYALLGQYHDIREYVHHSPGTSKRGFGIDCAILSCQVYISQILVASALGSVVDAVGTVRVIPMVASVGSFLGFLTAAFLVIYPEVSEEAKEEQKGLSSQPLGEGASSSAEKPTMLKLSRKEAPQGLVETESMVFGRSVRSRHILLVLQLLESIFLYDYFRKKNFCLYFPKLWFS; encoded by the exons ATGAAAATGGCTCCGCAGAATGCCGATGCAGAATCTATGCAAGTTCAGGAGCTCCCGGTGCCCCTGCCAGACCTCCAGAAGCCGGGGAGGGCAGAGGCGGAGACGCGGGATGAGACTGTCAGCGAGGGCTCCATCGACCGTATCCCCGTGCGCCTGTGGGTGATGCACGGGGCCGTGATGTTCGGCAGGGAGTTCTGTTACGCCATGGAGACGGCGCTGGTCACGCCAGTCCTGTTACAGATCG GCCTCCCGGAGCAGTACTACAGCCTCACCTGGTTCCTAAGCCCCATTCTCGGCCTCATCTTCACGCCCCTCATCGGTTCCGCGAGCGACCGCTGCACCCTGAGCTGGGGCCGCCGGCGGCCTTTCATCCTGGCGCTCTGCGTGGGTGTGCTCTTCGGAGTGGCGCTGTTCCTCAACGGCTCTGCCATCG GCCTGGCCCTCGGCGATGTCCCCACCCGGCAGCCCATCGGCATCGTCCTCACTGTGCTGGGGGTGGTGGTCCTGGATTTCAGCGCTGACGCCACGGAGGGGCCCATCCGTGCGTACCTGCTGGACGTGGTGGACAGCGAGGAGCAGGACATGGCCCTCAACATCCACGCCTTCTCTGCTG GCCTCGGCGGGGCCATCGGCTACGTGCTGGGCGGGCTGGACTGGACCCAGACCTTCCTGGGCTCCTGGTTCCGGACGCAGAACCAGGTGCTGTTCTTCTTCGCGGCCATCATCTTCACGGTGTCCGTGGCCCTGCACCTGTCCAGCATCGAGGAGGAGCAGTACAGCCCCCAGCAGGAGCGTGGCGGGGACCCAGCCAGTGCGCCAGCCTCCGGCCCCCGCGCCTGCGTGCTGGACGGCAGCGTTCTGTTCCCAGACGAGGTGCAGTCGGAGCATGAGCTGGCCCTGGACTTCCTGGACGAGGGCCTGGTGCGCAGCAAGAGCGATTCGGTGCTGCACGTGCCGGAGGCTGCACTGGGCCTGGAGCCCGAGCTCTTCCTGCAGGACATCGAGCCCTCCATCTTCCACGATGCCTCCTGCCCCAGCACCCCCCGCAGCACCAGCCAGGAGCACGCCCCTGCCCGGCCACCCCGCCGGCCCCTGCCACTCCGTGCACCCGCCGGCGAGGATGAGACCCTGCTGGAGGAGCCCCTGAGCGCCGCCAGGCTCCCGAACGGGGGTAGCGCGGGGCTGCGGGACGGCCCGGGCACCTGCGCCTACAGCCGGGCCGCCCTGAAGGCCCCCGCCACGGCAGGCCCCGCCCGCCGGCGCCGGCACGTGTTCCGCCGGCAGGCCTCCAGCACCTTCTCCTACTACGGCAAGATCGGCTCCCACCGCTACCGCCACCGGCGCGCCAACGCCGTGGTGCTCATCAAGCCCTCACGCAGCATGAGTGACCTCTACGACCTGCAGGCGCGGCCCCGGCAGCACCGCCGCCGCCACCAGAGCGGGGCCACCACGTCCAGCGGGGACTCAGAGAGCGAGGAGGGCGAGGGCGAGACCACCGTGCGGCTGCTCTGGCTGTCCATGCTGAAGATGCCCCCCGAGCTGGTGCGTCTCTGCCTCTGCCACCTGCTCACCTGGTTCTCCGTCATCGCCGAGGCCGTGTTCTACACCGACTTCATGGGCCAGGTCATCTTCGAGGGGGACCCCAAG GCTCCATCCAACTCGACGGCGTGGCAGGCCTACAGCGCGGGCGTGAAGATGGGCTGCTGGGGCCTGGTCATCTACGCAGCCACCGGTGCCACCTGTTCAG CCCTGCTACAGAAGTACCTGGACAGCTACGACCTGAGCATCAGGGTCGTCTACGTGCTGGGCACGCTGGGCTTCTCCCTGGGCACGGCTGTGATGGCCATGTTCGCCAACGTCTACGTGGCCATGATCATGATCAGCACCATGGGCGTCGTCTCCATGAGCATCTCCTACTGCCCCTATGCCCTGCTCGGGCAGTACCACGACATCAGAGAG TACGTGCATCACAGCCCCGGGACCTCCAAGCGTGGCTTCGGCATCGACTGTGCCATCCTGTCCTGCCAGGTCTACATCTCCCAGATCCTGGTGGCCTCCGCCCTGGGCAGCGTGGTCGACGCGGTGGGGACCGTGCGTGTCATCCCCATGGTGGCCTCCGTGGGCTCTTTCCTGGGCTTCCTGACAGCCGCCTTCCTGGTCATCTACCCAGAGGTGTCCGAAGAGGCCAAGGAAGAGCAGAAGGGCCTGTCTTCCCAGCCGCTGGGCGAAGGCGCGAGCAGCAGCGCTGAGAAGCCCACAATGCTGAAGCTGTCCCGGAAGGAGGCCCCGCAGGGGCTCGTCGAGACCGAGTCGATG GTATTTGGACGTTCTGTCAGATCTCGTCACATTTTGTTGGTGCTGCAGCTATTGGAGAGTATTTTTCTCTatgattattttagaaaaaaaaatttttgtctttattttccaaaactgTGGTTTTCTTGA
- the SLC45A4 gene encoding solute carrier family 45 member 4 isoform X3: MKMAPQNADAESMQVQELPVPLPDLQKPGRAEAETRDETVSEGSIDRIPVRLWVMHGAVMFGREFCYAMETALVTPVLLQIGLPEQYYSLTWFLSPILGLIFTPLIGSASDRCTLSWGRRRPFILALCVGVLFGVALFLNGSAIGLALGDVPTRQPIGIVLTVLGVVVLDFSADATEGPIRAYLLDVVDSEEQDMALNIHAFSAGLGGAIGYVLGGLDWTQTFLGSWFRTQNQVLFFFAAIIFTVSVALHLSSIEEEQYSPQQERGGDPASAPASGPRACVLDGSVLFPDEVQSEHELALDFLDEGLVRSKSDSVLHVPEAALGLEPELFLQDIEPSIFHDASCPSTPRSTSQEHAPARPPRRPLPLRAPAGEDETLLEEPLSAARLPNGGSAGLRDGPGTCAYSRAALKAPATAGPARRRRHVFRRQASSTFSYYGKIGSHRYRHRRANAVVLIKPSRSMSDLYDLQARPRQHRRRHQSGATTSSGDSESEEGEGETTVRLLWLSMLKMPPELVRLCLCHLLTWFSVIAEAVFYTDFMGQVIFEGDPKAPSNSTAWQAYSAGVKMGCWGLVIYAATGATCSVRASQPRDLQAWLRHRLCHPVLPGLHLPDPGGLRPGQRGRRGGDRACHPHGGLRGLFPGLPDSRLPGHLPRGVRRGQGRAEGPVFPAAGRRREQQR; this comes from the exons ATGAAAATGGCTCCGCAGAATGCCGATGCAGAATCTATGCAAGTTCAGGAGCTCCCGGTGCCCCTGCCAGACCTCCAGAAGCCGGGGAGGGCAGAGGCGGAGACGCGGGATGAGACTGTCAGCGAGGGCTCCATCGACCGTATCCCCGTGCGCCTGTGGGTGATGCACGGGGCCGTGATGTTCGGCAGGGAGTTCTGTTACGCCATGGAGACGGCGCTGGTCACGCCAGTCCTGTTACAGATCG GCCTCCCGGAGCAGTACTACAGCCTCACCTGGTTCCTAAGCCCCATTCTCGGCCTCATCTTCACGCCCCTCATCGGTTCCGCGAGCGACCGCTGCACCCTGAGCTGGGGCCGCCGGCGGCCTTTCATCCTGGCGCTCTGCGTGGGTGTGCTCTTCGGAGTGGCGCTGTTCCTCAACGGCTCTGCCATCG GCCTGGCCCTCGGCGATGTCCCCACCCGGCAGCCCATCGGCATCGTCCTCACTGTGCTGGGGGTGGTGGTCCTGGATTTCAGCGCTGACGCCACGGAGGGGCCCATCCGTGCGTACCTGCTGGACGTGGTGGACAGCGAGGAGCAGGACATGGCCCTCAACATCCACGCCTTCTCTGCTG GCCTCGGCGGGGCCATCGGCTACGTGCTGGGCGGGCTGGACTGGACCCAGACCTTCCTGGGCTCCTGGTTCCGGACGCAGAACCAGGTGCTGTTCTTCTTCGCGGCCATCATCTTCACGGTGTCCGTGGCCCTGCACCTGTCCAGCATCGAGGAGGAGCAGTACAGCCCCCAGCAGGAGCGTGGCGGGGACCCAGCCAGTGCGCCAGCCTCCGGCCCCCGCGCCTGCGTGCTGGACGGCAGCGTTCTGTTCCCAGACGAGGTGCAGTCGGAGCATGAGCTGGCCCTGGACTTCCTGGACGAGGGCCTGGTGCGCAGCAAGAGCGATTCGGTGCTGCACGTGCCGGAGGCTGCACTGGGCCTGGAGCCCGAGCTCTTCCTGCAGGACATCGAGCCCTCCATCTTCCACGATGCCTCCTGCCCCAGCACCCCCCGCAGCACCAGCCAGGAGCACGCCCCTGCCCGGCCACCCCGCCGGCCCCTGCCACTCCGTGCACCCGCCGGCGAGGATGAGACCCTGCTGGAGGAGCCCCTGAGCGCCGCCAGGCTCCCGAACGGGGGTAGCGCGGGGCTGCGGGACGGCCCGGGCACCTGCGCCTACAGCCGGGCCGCCCTGAAGGCCCCCGCCACGGCAGGCCCCGCCCGCCGGCGCCGGCACGTGTTCCGCCGGCAGGCCTCCAGCACCTTCTCCTACTACGGCAAGATCGGCTCCCACCGCTACCGCCACCGGCGCGCCAACGCCGTGGTGCTCATCAAGCCCTCACGCAGCATGAGTGACCTCTACGACCTGCAGGCGCGGCCCCGGCAGCACCGCCGCCGCCACCAGAGCGGGGCCACCACGTCCAGCGGGGACTCAGAGAGCGAGGAGGGCGAGGGCGAGACCACCGTGCGGCTGCTCTGGCTGTCCATGCTGAAGATGCCCCCCGAGCTGGTGCGTCTCTGCCTCTGCCACCTGCTCACCTGGTTCTCCGTCATCGCCGAGGCCGTGTTCTACACCGACTTCATGGGCCAGGTCATCTTCGAGGGGGACCCCAAG GCTCCATCCAACTCGACGGCGTGGCAGGCCTACAGCGCGGGCGTGAAGATGGGCTGCTGGGGCCTGGTCATCTACGCAGCCACCGGTGCCACCTGTTCAG TACGTGCATCACAGCCCCGGGACCTCCAAGCGTGGCTTCGGCATCGACTGTGCCATCCTGTCCTGCCAGGTCTACATCTCCCAGATCCTGGTGGCCTCCGCCCTGGGCAGCGTGGTCGACGCGGTGGGGACCGTGCGTGTCATCCCCATGGTGGCCTCCGTGGGCTCTTTCCTGGGCTTCCTGACAGCCGCCTTCCTGGTCATCTACCCAGAGGTGTCCGAAGAGGCCAAGGAAGAGCAGAAGGGCCTGTCTTCCCAGCCGCTGGGCGAAGGCGCGAGCAGCAGCGCTGA
- the SLC45A4 gene encoding solute carrier family 45 member 4 isoform X2 gives MKMAPQNADAESMQVQELPVPLPDLQKPGRAEAETRDETVSEGSIDRIPVRLWVMHGAVMFGREFCYAMETALVTPVLLQIGLPEQYYSLTWFLSPILGLIFTPLIGSASDRCTLSWGRRRPFILALCVGVLFGVALFLNGSAIGLALGDVPTRQPIGIVLTVLGVVVLDFSADATEGPIRAYLLDVVDSEEQDMALNIHAFSAGLGGAIGYVLGGLDWTQTFLGSWFRTQNQVLFFFAAIIFTVSVALHLSSIEEEQYSPQQERGGDPASAPASGPRACVLDGSVLFPDEVQSEHELALDFLDEGLVRSKSDSVLHVPEAALGLEPELFLQDIEPSIFHDASCPSTPRSTSQEHAPARPPRRPLPLRAPAGEDETLLEEPLSAARLPNGGSAGLRDGPGTCAYSRAALKAPATAGPARRRRHVFRRQASSTFSYYGKIGSHRYRHRRANAVVLIKPSRSMSDLYDLQARPRQHRRRHQSGATTSSGDSESEEGEGETTVRLLWLSMLKMPPELVRLCLCHLLTWFSVIAEAVFYTDFMGQVIFEGDPKAPSNSTAWQAYSAGVKMGCWGLVIYAATGATCSALLQKYLDSYDLSIRVVYVLGTLGFSLGTAVMAMFANVYVAMIMISTMGVVSMSISYCPYALLGQYHDIREYVHHSPGTSKRGFGIDCAILSCQVYISQILVASALGSVVDAVGTVRVIPMVASVGSFLGFLTAAFLVIYPEVSEEAKEEQKGLSSQPLGEGASSSAEKPTMLKLSRKEAPQGLVETESMV, from the exons ATGAAAATGGCTCCGCAGAATGCCGATGCAGAATCTATGCAAGTTCAGGAGCTCCCGGTGCCCCTGCCAGACCTCCAGAAGCCGGGGAGGGCAGAGGCGGAGACGCGGGATGAGACTGTCAGCGAGGGCTCCATCGACCGTATCCCCGTGCGCCTGTGGGTGATGCACGGGGCCGTGATGTTCGGCAGGGAGTTCTGTTACGCCATGGAGACGGCGCTGGTCACGCCAGTCCTGTTACAGATCG GCCTCCCGGAGCAGTACTACAGCCTCACCTGGTTCCTAAGCCCCATTCTCGGCCTCATCTTCACGCCCCTCATCGGTTCCGCGAGCGACCGCTGCACCCTGAGCTGGGGCCGCCGGCGGCCTTTCATCCTGGCGCTCTGCGTGGGTGTGCTCTTCGGAGTGGCGCTGTTCCTCAACGGCTCTGCCATCG GCCTGGCCCTCGGCGATGTCCCCACCCGGCAGCCCATCGGCATCGTCCTCACTGTGCTGGGGGTGGTGGTCCTGGATTTCAGCGCTGACGCCACGGAGGGGCCCATCCGTGCGTACCTGCTGGACGTGGTGGACAGCGAGGAGCAGGACATGGCCCTCAACATCCACGCCTTCTCTGCTG GCCTCGGCGGGGCCATCGGCTACGTGCTGGGCGGGCTGGACTGGACCCAGACCTTCCTGGGCTCCTGGTTCCGGACGCAGAACCAGGTGCTGTTCTTCTTCGCGGCCATCATCTTCACGGTGTCCGTGGCCCTGCACCTGTCCAGCATCGAGGAGGAGCAGTACAGCCCCCAGCAGGAGCGTGGCGGGGACCCAGCCAGTGCGCCAGCCTCCGGCCCCCGCGCCTGCGTGCTGGACGGCAGCGTTCTGTTCCCAGACGAGGTGCAGTCGGAGCATGAGCTGGCCCTGGACTTCCTGGACGAGGGCCTGGTGCGCAGCAAGAGCGATTCGGTGCTGCACGTGCCGGAGGCTGCACTGGGCCTGGAGCCCGAGCTCTTCCTGCAGGACATCGAGCCCTCCATCTTCCACGATGCCTCCTGCCCCAGCACCCCCCGCAGCACCAGCCAGGAGCACGCCCCTGCCCGGCCACCCCGCCGGCCCCTGCCACTCCGTGCACCCGCCGGCGAGGATGAGACCCTGCTGGAGGAGCCCCTGAGCGCCGCCAGGCTCCCGAACGGGGGTAGCGCGGGGCTGCGGGACGGCCCGGGCACCTGCGCCTACAGCCGGGCCGCCCTGAAGGCCCCCGCCACGGCAGGCCCCGCCCGCCGGCGCCGGCACGTGTTCCGCCGGCAGGCCTCCAGCACCTTCTCCTACTACGGCAAGATCGGCTCCCACCGCTACCGCCACCGGCGCGCCAACGCCGTGGTGCTCATCAAGCCCTCACGCAGCATGAGTGACCTCTACGACCTGCAGGCGCGGCCCCGGCAGCACCGCCGCCGCCACCAGAGCGGGGCCACCACGTCCAGCGGGGACTCAGAGAGCGAGGAGGGCGAGGGCGAGACCACCGTGCGGCTGCTCTGGCTGTCCATGCTGAAGATGCCCCCCGAGCTGGTGCGTCTCTGCCTCTGCCACCTGCTCACCTGGTTCTCCGTCATCGCCGAGGCCGTGTTCTACACCGACTTCATGGGCCAGGTCATCTTCGAGGGGGACCCCAAG GCTCCATCCAACTCGACGGCGTGGCAGGCCTACAGCGCGGGCGTGAAGATGGGCTGCTGGGGCCTGGTCATCTACGCAGCCACCGGTGCCACCTGTTCAG CCCTGCTACAGAAGTACCTGGACAGCTACGACCTGAGCATCAGGGTCGTCTACGTGCTGGGCACGCTGGGCTTCTCCCTGGGCACGGCTGTGATGGCCATGTTCGCCAACGTCTACGTGGCCATGATCATGATCAGCACCATGGGCGTCGTCTCCATGAGCATCTCCTACTGCCCCTATGCCCTGCTCGGGCAGTACCACGACATCAGAGAG TACGTGCATCACAGCCCCGGGACCTCCAAGCGTGGCTTCGGCATCGACTGTGCCATCCTGTCCTGCCAGGTCTACATCTCCCAGATCCTGGTGGCCTCCGCCCTGGGCAGCGTGGTCGACGCGGTGGGGACCGTGCGTGTCATCCCCATGGTGGCCTCCGTGGGCTCTTTCCTGGGCTTCCTGACAGCCGCCTTCCTGGTCATCTACCCAGAGGTGTCCGAAGAGGCCAAGGAAGAGCAGAAGGGCCTGTCTTCCCAGCCGCTGGGCGAAGGCGCGAGCAGCAGCGCTGAGAAGCCCACAATGCTGAAGCTGTCCCGGAAGGAGGCCCCGCAGGGGCTCGTCGAGACCGAGTCGATGGTCTGA